One genomic region from Prunus persica cultivar Lovell chromosome G3, Prunus_persica_NCBIv2, whole genome shotgun sequence encodes:
- the LOC18784014 gene encoding cytochrome P450 71A1, translated as MAALSLFNEMWQQLQSNIFLLPLLLLSAYILLSLTRSSSSGKNYELPPSPPTLPLIGNLHQLGKFPHRSLRDLSKKYGDIMLMHFGKLPTLVVSSAELAKDMMKNQDIGFSGRPQTTAATILFFNGYNVAFAPYGEYWRKARKVVVLELLSVKRVQQFQYARVEECAELVSKIRKASASTNGAPINLGPLLVSTSNNIICRCVLGQKFEDKEDNWFEKVIKELMVQMMTFSFGDFYPSLKWVDHARGYIARLKSIRRELDGFYDKLLDEHKAAQKDGKPRKKDIVDLLLDLEEDGSLDFEFNVKGLMQDMFVGGSDTSWTSMLWLMSELSQNPRVMKKVQEEVRRVAGKRGYVDESDIKEMKYLSCVITENLRLHPPGPLLLPRETTADVKLGGYDIPAKTQVFVNAFAIQTDRRVWDKPEEFMPERFEQNSIGLVGQEFELLPFGGGRRVCPGLAFAVASAEYVLANLLFWFDWKLPSGGTKLADTLNMTEVFGLTVHKKAPLYLIPRPYTP; from the exons ATGGCTGCATTATCACTTTTCAATGAAATGTGGCAACAGCTTCAGAGCAATATTTTCCTGCTTCCTCTTCTCCTGCTTTCTGCATACATTTTGTTATCACTTACAAGATCATCTTCAAGTGGGAAAAACTACGAACTGCCACCTTCCCCACCAACACTGCCTCTGATTGGGAACCTTCACCAGCTAGGCAAATTCCCACACCGCTCTCTTCGTGATCTGTCGAAGAAGTATGGTGATATAATGCTCATGCACTTTGGCAAACTTCCAACGCTGGTAGTTTCATCTGCAGAACTGGCCAAGGACATGATGAAGAACCAAGACATTGGTTTCTCTGGCCGGCCTCAAACTACAGCTGCAACTATATTGTTCTTCAACGGCTATAACGTTGCGTTTGCTCCTTACGGGGAGTACTGGAGAAAAGCTCGAAAAGTGGTTGTTCTTGAGCTTCTGAGCGTGAAAAGAGTGCAGCAGTTTCAGTACGCAAGGGTGGAAGAATGTGCAGAGCTGGTCAGCAAGATTCGCAAAGCCTCCGCCAGCACAAACGGGGCTCCCATCAATCTGGGGCCGCTGCTGGTGTCAACCTCCAACAACATCATCTGTAGGTGCGTTCTTGGACAGAAGTTTGAGGACAAAGAAGACAATTGGTTTGAAAAGGTCATAAAGGAGTTGATGGTTCAGATGATGACTTTCAGCTTTGGAGATTTCTACCCTTCTTTGAAATGGGTTGACCATGCCAGAGGCTACATTGCACGTTTGAAATCAATTCGACGTGAATTGGATGGATTTTATGATAAGTTGCTTGACGAACATAAAGCAGCGCAGAAAGATGGTAAGCCTCGTAAGAAGGATATTGTGGATTTACTCCTCGACCTTGAAGAGGATGGCTCGCTCGATTTTGAGTTCAATGTCAAAGGACTTATGCAG GACATGTTTGTTGGGGGAAGTGATACTAGTTGGACATCAATGCTATGGTTAATGTCTGAGCTTTCGCAAAATCCACGGGTGATGAAGAAAGTCCAAGAAGAAGTAAGAAGAGTGGCGGGGAAAAGGGGATATGTAGACGAGAGTGACATCAAGGAAATGAAGTACTTGTCATGTGTAATCACCGAAAATCTAAGGCTTCATCCTCCAGGTCCTCTTTTACTTCCTCGTGAAACAACTGCAGATGTAAAATTGGGAGGTTACGACATCCCTGCGAAAACACAAGTGTTTGTGAATGCATTCGCAATACAAACAGACCGCAGAGTCTGGGACAAGCCAGAAGAGTTTATGCCAGAGAGGTTTGAGCAGAACTCCATCGGTTTGGTAGGTCAAGAGTTCGAACTCCTCCCGTTTGGTGGTGGAAGAAGGGTGTGCCCCGGACTGGCCTTTGCGGTTGCTTCAGCTGAATATGTGCTTGCCAACCTACTGTTTTGGTTCGATTGGAAGTTGCCTAGTGGTGGTACTAAATTGGCTGACACATTGAACATGACCGAAGTGTTCGGACTCACAGTCCATAAGAAAGCTCCTCTGTATCTTATTCCAAGGCCATACACCCCTTGA
- the LOC18782900 gene encoding uncharacterized protein LOC18782900 — MALKEAASLTSLKQQEQEEEEERERFIVLSSTCKVVEYLQPVMSKELLCKFPDNSAFDFDYTQSSIWSPLVPRAHAPMDLDLDFDFMTPRKLNFEMGLELESQSSIKKVSSSIKKKISTAGFNISRSALKNKKKKKKKKKSKMALASDFSPTPVKVHCNPLASKVWNKVLKAASKHFKKKKRDPMDHVRLSNYLRDGNI; from the exons ATGGCATTAAAAGAAGCAGCTTCACTCACTTCACTGaaacaacaagaacaagaagaagaagaagaaagagagaggttCATAGTTTTGAGCAGCACTTGCAAAGTGGTGGAGTATTTACAGCCAGTGATGTCAAAAGAGCTTCTCTGCAAGTTTCCAGACAACTCTGCTTTCGATTTTGACTACACTCAGAGTTCAATATGGTCCCCTTTGGTCCCTCGAGCTCATGCTCCCATGGATTTGGACTTGGATTTCGATTTCATGACGCCAAGGAAGCTCAATTTCGAGATGGGGTTGGAGTTGGAAAGTCAAAGCAGCATCAAGAAAGTCAGTTCTAGTATTAAGAAGAAGATCTCCACCGCTGGATTTAATATTAGCAGGAGTGCgttgaagaacaagaagaagaagaagaagaagaagaagagcaagaTGGCATTGGCTTCTGATTTCTCTCCAACTCCTGTTAAGGTTCATTGTAACCCCTTAGCCTCAAAG GTATGGAATAAGGTGCTAAAAGCTGCCTCTAAACatttcaagaaaaagaagagagatcCCATGGACCATGTGAGGCTCTCCAATTATCTGAGAGATGGAAATATTTGA
- the LOC18783156 gene encoding UDP-glycosyltransferase 71A16: MKKAAELVFIPSPGVGHLVSAVEIAKLLVARDDQLFITVLTMKLPFDCMPKGTVDAYTDSMSQRIKFVDLPEEAIETRGINPNLFLKFFIENHKAHVKDAVTKLTESDQSDSKPRLAGFVVDLFCTSMIDVADEFGVPTYIFFTSSAGFLGLMFHLQTLHDEQNKDCIEFKDSDAELVVPSFVNPLPAGSVLPGVFLDKHGAAEFINHARRFRETKGILVNTFIELESHALHSISDEGKTPPLYPVGPILNLKSDDNHKGSEILKWLDDQPPSSVVFLCFGSMGSFGEDQVREIACALEHSGLRFLWSLRQAPPKGVVAFPSDYADHKGVLPEGFLDRTVGIGKVIRWAPQVAILSHRAIGGFVSHCGWNSTLESLWHGVPVATWPMYAEQQLNAFQLVRDLGLAVEIKMSYRRDDQVVVSAEEIERGIKEVMEHDSDQRKRVKEMSEKCKKALMDGGSSHSSLGRFIDQLFL; this comes from the coding sequence ATGAAGAAAGCTGCAGAGCTAGTTTTCATTCCTTCCCCAGGTGTTGGCCATCTCGTGTCTGCAGTCGAGATTGCGAAGCTCTTGGTTGCTCGAGACGACCAACTTTTCATCACAGTGCTCACCATGAAGCTACCTTTCGACTGCATGCCCAAGGGTACTGTTGATGCCTACACAGACTCCATGTCACAACGTATCAAGTTCGTCGATCTCCCGGAGGAAGCCATAGAGACTCGGGGCATCAACCCTAACCTCTTCCTCAAGTTTTTCATTGAGAATCATAAGGCCCACGTTAAAGATGCTGTCACCAAACTCACTGAGTCAGATCAGTCCGATTCCAAGCCTAGGCTTGCTGGGTTTGTCGTCGACCTGTTCTGCACCTCTATGATAGACGTGGCCGATGAATTTGGGGTTCCTACGTACATCTTCTTCACGTCCAGCGCAGGGTTTCTTGGTCTCATGTTTCACCTCCAAACCCTTCATGATGAGCAGAACAAGGACTGCATTGAGTTCAAGGACTCGGACGCTGAGTTGGTTGTGCCGAGTTTTGTCAACCCATTGCCTGCTGGATCAGTCTTACCTGGTGTGTTTCTGGACAAGCATGGCGCCGCTGAATTCATCAACCATGCCAGAAGGTTTAGAGAaaccaagggtattttggtaAACACATTCATTGAGCTAGAATCGCATGCCCTTCACTCTATTTCTGACGAGGGCAAAACTCCACCCCTGTACCCAGTGGGACCCATACTGAACTTGAAGAGTGACGATAACCATAAAGGTTCGGAGATCTTAAAGTGGCTTGATGATCAGCCTCCGTCGTCTGTAGTGTTCCTCTGCTTTGGGAGCATGGGAAGCTTTGGTGAGGACCAGGTGAGAGAGATAGCGTGCGCGCTGGAGCACAGTGGGCTTCGGTTCTTGTGGTCCCTACGCCAGGCCCCACCAAAAGGGGTGGTTGCGTTCCCAAGTGATTATGCAGATCACAAGGGGGTCTTGCCGGAAGGGTTCCTCGACCGGACGGTTGGGATTGGCAAGGTTATACGATGGGCTCCACAAGTGGCCATTTTATCTCACCGGGCAATCGGAGGGTTCGTATCCCATTGCGGGTGGAATTCAACGCTGGAGAGTCTATGGCATGGTGTGCCGGTTGCCACATGGCCAATGTACGCGGAGCAACAACTAAATGCCTTTCAACTGGTGAGGGATTTGGGTTTGGCAGTGGAAATTAAGATGAGTTATAGGAGGGACGATCAAGTGGTGGTGAGTGCAgaggagatagagagaggaatAAAAGAGGTGATGGAGCATGATAGTGATCAAAGAAAGAGGGTTAAGGAGATGAGTGAGAAGTGCAAGAAAGCCTTGATGGACGGTGGATCCTCACACTCTTCATTGGGTCGTTTTATAGATCAGCTTTTCCTTTGA
- the LOC18783146 gene encoding anthocyanidin 3-O-glucosyltransferase 2, with protein sequence MKRAELVFVPTPAVGHLVSAIEFSKRLLDVCDRFSITILVMKPPFEPSATLNSNTSAQSLAVSHGHIKIIDLPTVNRPLEFLQQSVEKYITVYIEGYKNHVREAIASHVLPSCSVSGLVVDMFCTTMIDVANELKVPSFLFFTSGAGFLGFLLHLSSRYDRVGTVFKESDSESVVPSYVNPVPASVIPSFAFSSEGYISFANHARRFKETKGIIVNTIFQLESHAVGSLSDGETPPVYTVGPLIGEHPAQHSDHQSKFDKVMMWLDDQPLRSVVFLCFGSSGSFDEAQLREIAIGLEQSKQRFVWSVRKDPPKGKFVVLEEHTSHEEFLPQGFLERTSGVGILCGWAPQVEILAHRAVGGFVSHCGWNSIMESLWHGVPVVTWPLYAEQQINAFQMVRDLGLAVELRLNYRKDGVDHFVVADEIERAVRCVMDGNDELRKKVQEMSGACRRAVGNGGSSSASFESLIEVMLASSN encoded by the coding sequence ATGAAGAGAGCAGAGCTGGTTTTCGTTCCCACACCGGCCGTTGGCCATCTTGTATCAGCAATAGAGTTTTCGAAACGATTATTGGATGTCTGTGATCGATTCTCAATCACAATCCTGGTCATGAAACCTCCATTTGAACCCTCTGCTACTCTGAACTCAAACACCAGCGCACAATCGCTTGCTGTCTCCCACGGCCACATCAAAATCATAGACCTTCCCACTGTGAACCGCCCACTTGAGTTTCTTCAACAGTCTGTGGAAAAATACATCACAGTCTACATAGAGGGCTACAAGAACCATGTGAGAGAAGCCATAGCCAGCCATGTCTTGCCCAGTTGCTCTGTTTCTGGTTTAGTGGTTGATATGTTCTGCACCACCATGATCGACGTGGCCAACGAACTCAAGGTTCCATCATTTCTGTTCTTCACTTCTGGTGCTGGCTTTCTCGGCTTCCTGCTCCACCTTTCGAGCCGCTACGACCGAGTCGGCACGGTGTTTAAAGAATCGGACTCCGAGTCAGTGGTACCGAGTTATGTCAACCCTGTTCCTGCAAGCGTAATTCCTTCATTTGCTTTCAGCAGCGAAGGGTACATTTCCTTCGCAAACCATGCCAGGAGGTTCAAGGAAACGAAGGGTATAATCGTTAACACAATTTTTCAGCTCGAATCCCATGCGGTTGGCTCACTTTCGGATGGTGAAACCCCTCCTGTTTACACAGTTGGGCCCCTGATAGGCGAGCATCCTGCGCAGCATTCTGATCATCAGAGCAAATTTGACAAAGTCATGATGTGGCTTGACGATCAGCCTTTAAGATCAGTGGTGTTCCTCTGCTTTGGGAGCTCTGGGAGCTTTGATGAGGCCCAGCTGAGAGAGATTGCTATTGGCTTAGAGCAGAGTAAGCAGAGGTTCGTGTGGTCCGTGCGCAAAGACCCGCCCAAGGGCAAGTTTGTGGTGCTAGAGGAGCACACAAGTCACGAGGAGTTTCTGCCTCAAGGGTTCTTGGAGAGGACCAGTGGGGTCGGGATTTTATGTGGGTGGGCCCCACAGGTGGAGATCCTGGCCCACAGGGCGGTGGGGGGCTTCGTGTCACACTGTGGTTGGAACTCAATAATGGAGAGCCTGTGGCATGGGGTGCCTGTTGTGACTTGGCCTCTGTATGCGGAGCAGCAGATCAATGCGTTTCAGATGGTGAGGGACTTGGGGCTGGCTGTGGAGCTGAGATTGAACTACAGAAAGGACGGTGTAGATCATTTTGTGGTGGctgatgagattgagagggcTGTGAGGTGTGTGATGGACGGTAATGATGAGCTGAGGAAGAAGGTGCAGGAGATGAGTGGAGCGTGTAGGAGGGCTGTTGGTAATGGGGGGTCTTCATCTGCTTCATTTGAAAGCTTGATTGAGGTTATGTTGGCAAGTTCTAATTAA
- the LOC18784482 gene encoding pentatricopeptide repeat-containing protein At3g22150, chloroplastic: MAFSALPLPLSTPSPSTQTSIANPPENLSSSALPLPKLKTPTIRSRLSKLCQEGQPLLARQLFDTLPRPTTVLWNTIIIGFICNNMPNEALLFYAQMKASSPHIKSDSYTYSSTLKACADTRNFKMGKALHCHVLRCLPNPSRIVCNSLLNMYSACYNDFDYSEYDLVRRVFDTMRKRNVVAWNTLVSWYVKTQRYAEAVKQFKMMMRMRITPSAVSFVNVFPALSAMGDYKNANVLYGMLLRLGDEYVNDLFAVSSATFMYGELGCLDYARKIFDHCLERNTEIWNTMIGAYVQNNLPIEAISLLFQAVKSEQAILDEVTFLSALTACSQFQQLELAGQLHAFIIKHLRVMPVILQNATIVMYSRCNSVEMSFKIFHKMPERDVVSWNTMVSAFVQNGLDDEALMLVSEMQKQQFMIDSVTVTALLSASSNLRNLDIGKQTHAYLIRHGIQFEGMESYLIDMYAKSGSVRIAERIFKTEYTHDRDQATWNSMIAGYTQNGLTEEAFVVFRQMLEQNLIPNAVTLASILPACNPVGNIDMGKQLHAFSIRQYLDQNVFVGTALIDVYSKCGAITYAENVFTGTHEKNSVTYTTMILGYGQHGMGERALSLFHSMQRSGIVPDAITFVAVLSACSYAGLVDEGLSIYDSMKREYNIKPLTAHYCCIADMLGRVGRVVEAYEFVKGLGEEGDVTEIWGSLLGACRIHKHFELGKIVAEKLLEIEAGNGKTGYHVLLSNIYAEEGKWENVDRVRKQMREKGLRKETGCSWIEITGFLNCFVSRDQKHPQCDEIYDMLEELTTTMKDTGYRPSLSSPLDAIMEPNE, encoded by the coding sequence ATGGCCTTCTCTGCTCTTCCTCTACCTCTCTCCACACCCTCTCCCTCCACTCAAACCTCAATAGCCAACCCTCCTGAAAACCTCTCGTCCTCAGCCCTCCCACtcccaaaactcaaaacccCAACCATTCGCTCCCGCCTCAGCAAACTCTGCCAAGAAGGCCAACCTCTCCTTGCCCGCCAATTGTTTGATACTCTTCCTCGCCCAACAACCGTTCTCTGGAACACCATCATCATTGGGTTCATTTGCAACAACATGCCCAATGAAGCCCTTTTGTTCTATGCCCAGATGAAGGCCTCCTCTCCCCACATCAAGTCTGACTCGTACACTTATTCTTCTACCCTGAAAGCGTGCGCTGATACCCGCAATTTCAAGATGGGTAAAGCCCTGCATTGCCATGTTCTTCGGTGCCTACCGAATCCCAGCAGGATTGTGTGCAATTCACTTTTGAATATGTACTCTGCTTGCTATAATGACTTTGATTATTCCGAGTATGATTTAGTACGTAGAGTGTTTGATACAATGCGTAAGAGAAACGTGGTTGCGTGGAATACGTTGGTTTCATGGTATGTTAAGACTCAGAGATATGCAGAAGCAGTCAAGCAATTTaagatgatgatgagaatGAGAATAACACCGAGTGCTGTCAGTTTTGTCAATGTTTTCCCTGCCCTTTCCGCTATGGGAGACTATAAAAATGCGAATGTTTTATATGGTATGCTTCTTAGATTGGGTGATGAATATGTGAATGACTTGTTTGCCGTGAGCTCAGCCACATTTATGTATGGCGAACTTGGTTGCCTTGATTATGCTAGGAAGATTTTTGACCATTGTTTAGAGAGAAACACAGAGATTTGGAACACCATGATTGGGGCGTATGTTCAAAATAACCTTCCTATTGAAGCAATCAGCCTTTTGTTTCAAGCTGTGAAGTCAGAACAGGCTATTCTTGATGAGGTGACTTTTCTTTCAGCTTTAACTGCATGTTCACAGTTTCAACAGTTGGAATTAGCTGGACAACTACATGCTTTTATTATCAAGCATTTGAGAGTGATGCCCGTTATTTTACAAAATGCAACTATCGTGATGTATTCAAGGTGCAATTCTGTTGAGATGTCTTTCAAAATATTTCATAAAATGCCTGAGAGGGATGTTGTTTCGTGGAATACTATGGTTTCTGCATTCGTTCAAAATGGGTTAGATGATGAAGCTTTAATGCTTGTTTCTGAGATGCAAAAGCAACAGTTTATGATTGATTCCGTAACTGTAACTGCTCTACTTTCGGCTTCATCAAATCTTAGAAACCTGGATATTGGAAAGCAGACCCATGCTTATCTTATTAGGCACGGAATACAATTTGAGGGGATGGAAAGTTATCTCATTGACATGTATGCTAAATCTGGTTCAGTAAGGATTGCAGAACGaattttcaaaacagagtataccCATGATAGAGATCAGGCCACTTGGAATTCTATGATTGCTGGATACACACAGAATGGGCTAACTGAAGAAGCTTTTGTTGTCTTTAGGCAGATGCTTGAGCAGAATCTAATACCAAATGCTGTCACCTTAGCATCAATTCTCCCAGCTTGTAATCCAGTGGGAAACATAGATATGGGTAAGCAGCTCCATGCGTTCTCTATCCGCCAGTACCTTGACCAAAATGTATTTGTCGGAACTGCCCTAATTGATGTGTACTCCAAATGTGGCGCAATCACTTATGCTGAAAATGTATTTACTGGAACCCATGAGAAGAATTCTGTCACATACACCACAATGATACTGGGATATGGTCAACATGGAATGGGTGAGAGAGCTCTCTCTTTGTTTCACTCAATGCAGAGATCTGGCATTGTACCTGATGCCATTACCTTTGTTGCAGTCTTGTCTGCCTGTAGTTATGCTGGTTTGGTTGATGAAGGTCTTTCTATATATGATTCAATGAAAAGGGAGTACAATATTAAACCATTAACGGCACACTATTGTTGTATAGCAGACATGTTAGGGAGAGTTGGAAGAGTGGTTGAAGCTTATGAATTTGTCAAAGGGTTGGGTGAAGAGGGTGATGTGACGGAAATTTGGGGATCACTCCTTGGGGCGTGCAGAATTCATAAACATTTTGAATTGGGAAAGATTGTTGCTGAGAAATTGCTTGAAATAGAGGCAGGAAATGGCAAGACTGGCTACCATGTCTTGCTCTCAAATATTTATGCCGAGGAAGGAAAGTGGGAAAATGTTGACAGAGTGAGGAAACAAATGAGGGAAAAAGGCTTGAGAAAGGAGACTGGATGTAGTTGGATTGAGATTACCGGTTTTCTGAACTGTTTTGTGTCTAGGGACCAAAAGCACCCCCAGTGTGATGAGATATATGATATGTTGGAGGAATTGACTACGACGATGAAAGATACTGGTTATAGGCCTTCTCTCAGTTCCCCTCTAGATGCAATCATGGAGCCTAATGAGTGA